In Coffea eugenioides isolate CCC68of chromosome 4, Ceug_1.0, whole genome shotgun sequence, the genomic stretch CATCTCCCAAGCTCTTCAATCTCCTGTTTTGATGGAGGATGGCCACTACCACAACAAACAAATTTCATTAGTACTGAATACCAAATGacacaaaacaagaaacaaaatatgCATCACCTTTTCGAGTTTAGGCCATAAAAAGAGAGATTAAGACAAAATGAGTGTGTATACCACCACATCAAGAAATCTGTCCATAATAATGATTTTTTCAATAGGAATCGCTTCAAATGCTTTTGACTTGTCAAAAGATTTACCAAGTAATAGGAACACCAAAATACAGTAAATTAGGACTAAAATATAGTATTCAGCATTTCAACTCCTGCTATGTACATCTTTAGCAGTGGTTTCAGAATCCATCTAGTGCCAAAACATTACTTAGGATAGAACAAGCACAAAATCAAGTTCTTTTTATATGTTTTTTGAGAACATAGAAATATAATTAAGGCAGTGTGGGGAAGCAACATGAAAACAGTCATATTCATCAGTTTGTAGCAATAAAAATTGTTGAAGAATTCATGGTTCCTTGATGAATTTGCTATCTTATATCACAAGCAAAACCCAGTATATGAGTTTTGCAAGGATGCATTACCCGGGGAGGACCTCAATCAGAGGCATGGTATTGTACTCcatagtttaaataataaatCCTTGCAAATAAATTCAGAtgtgaaaaggaagaaatagcAATGGGTACATACCTTGAGAGACAATGGGATGGGAGATAGAGAAACTGGCGGGAGGAATAGAGAAGGAGAAAGAGGGAGAGAGGTTAAGTCCTGTGAATGACTGTGCATGACCAAGAACTAATCATTATATCCCAAGTACAATCTTTCTCACAGTAAAGGAGAGTGAAGATGCATAAGTACTGCAGTTACAAATtgtcaaaaagagagagaatcCTGTTACTGTCAGCATCTCTGTCAGACATCTCAAAAATTTCTGAAAATGGAGAGTTGAGACCAAAATATTGGTCCTCCTTAAATGGGTTGGGCAAAATGAGATTGGTATTTGTTCTGTTTCGTAAATGGAGATTGATGGTGTTTGGAGGATCCAAGAACAAACTTATCATGCATGATAGGGGAAATGGTGGGATATGGAAAGACAGTGGAAGAAATCAGACATTTCCACACACAGCTCTAAATAACCTCGACTCCTGACCAAACAAATCCAAAGTAACCAAATATAGTGGACCACAAAAGAATGGCTACTGAATTGGCAGTAGTTGCACAAATCACCTTTTAGCAAAATTTGTTAACTAAAATCTCCCTAATTGTCAGCAATTTCATTAACAgttctagaaaaattttgagtAGCTAGACTTCCTCTTACTTTAATTCCTACAATTTTGTCTCTATGCTACCTCCAGCTGCTAATTTTCATCTTTAATATGATCCGTCTTAAATGTTTCTCTGTTCTTTCTCTAGTTGTACACTAATATGCATCCCTATTTTGGAGTTCAAGAGATTCCAAACCACCATATATAAACAAAAATGTACACACACAGAtatccttcattgagaaagtctTTATTTGATTGGACAAAAATTGGTAAAGGCAAGTTACCCTGAAACCCTTGAACTTTTAGGTTATACTACTTTCTCCTTCAAACTTTGCTTATAGGCAACTAACCCCAATATTTGGTGAATAGGCTTCTCTTCCTTTCTCTgggaaaggaaaagaatgaagggttaaaatggaaaagaaatttaaaaaaaaggaaaaaaaatgaagtaaatCTTCCTATTGTCGCCGGCATAACCATAAAAAAGATCATTAAAAAAGCGAGTAGGAAGGCGAAGCTCCTAAGCCGATCGTTGAAGAGGCAATTCAATGTTCATGGGAATACAATTGTACTACCCCGACAGTCCAGAGAAGCCTCATGTAATTTACTAttagtaaaataaaaatagcaTAATAAGGTAGCGAAGCCCAAATCCCTTGAGAAACTTCTAGTTCCTTTTCGACTCTCGGCATGCAAGCATGTATTATCAGCCACGGACACCATAACATAACTTTCTTGAAGGTTTTAACAAATTAGTAAAAGAGCTCTGAATAAGAATTACCTTGTAAAACATAGGATGAAACATGGGGTGCCAGGAGAAGACTTCTTAAAATTGCTATTAGGAGGGTAAACATCAAATACTGGTTGAACTTCATTAATGTCCAGGCAACGAAACATCTCAGTGATGATAAAACTCCCTCTTGACTCTCCATCCACTATGTTGTTCATTTTTGTTGAACCTTGGGCACTAGAATCAACTTTAGCTGTCTTCAGAGTCCAAGGTATACCATGCCGCCCAATAACATAACCAAGAGCTTTTAAGTGTTTATAAGCTTCAAAAGACTCCCATGAGCATCCAtgcttcttttcttgcattttagcATAAATATCTTTCAGGGGAAGGGGTGTATCATTTTCATCCAGAAGATGCAAAGCACCAATTTCTGCCAAAAACCTACAGAAAGGAAACAATTGAGCCATGATTCTCTTGGAATAACAAAAAACACAACCGTTAGGTAATGCTAATAATCTGTTATGTGCTACTGCTGGTCTTCATTACTTTTGTAGATATGGCTCATATTAAAGAACTATGATGTCTAAATGCAATCCTCAAGTGGAGCACATAGGCATCAAACAGTCGACCACCCAAACCTTTACTgaataccccaaaaaaaaaaaagtcacctACATTAATTGAGAATAAATTTACAACTGCTCTTTAATTTATCAAACTCAGTTATGATTAGCTTTAAGTGTTCGAACATGTAAATATCAAGAATGCTTCTCAAGTTACAAAATAAAGCTGTCTGCAAAAATTTAATCCTTCAAAGTAGTACAATTTTCTACAAAATTCAAGGTTTTGGATGACTTAATGAAATTGAGAATGCACCTTGTTTGTGATGCTATATGCAGGATTAAggataggattttttttttcttttttttttgccatcTGAACAAACAGAATGCTGTTGGAACGCAATAAAAGTGGTCCAAATGAGAGACTGACAGTAAAAgcccccgccccccgcccccTCCCCCACCAAAGATTACTCAAAGACATCATAGAATAAAATCAATGACGCCAAATTCTAGAGCTTCGGTCAACCAAGATGGCTTCAGTAAACAATATGTAACATCAAACAAGAAAACCGAAGTTCAACTTTCagttatcattattattatttaaaaaaatttcagttaTTAAAAAAGCAAGATTTTTTCTCTGATTGCAAAACCTAGAACACATCTTACATGCAtctatcatttttttcttttttttttggacaaaagAGTGGTCATaagaggattttttttttcttgtaatgaATGTAGCACCAGATTACATACAGCGACAGGCAATAAAAACTGGTAGCAAAGCCTCTCTCATTGGAAAGCCCCCATAACTTAACTACATCTATGGTCATGCCATATGAAACACAAAATTCATTTCATCAAATCTCATATCTACCATGCACAACATCTATCCAGCCTTCAGGGATTAAACCTTACTTATCCAACAAGATACAATGCCTGTATGCATCCGGGTTATCTACAACTTCAATTACTAGAAAAGCTCATAAATTTGTATGAATTGAAAAAATGTAGTAATTCATAAAGATACTGAGCACCACTTGAGAATCATCAAGACATACAATTATCATCATGTTCTAATTCCTTTGGTCTCCTTTTGTCATTAATAAGGATGAAATGATGTAAACTAAGAAGCACGGCCAGGATATGTTACCAGAAAGACAGTAACAAAAGTCACATCACTTACAAAGTTTCTTCAATACAGCAGTAAATTTTTCCATTACGAACTATTCCAGTGGTTGTCCACATTTTTCCCTTCCTCTCCACCACCTCAGCCATTTCTAGATCATAAATCCACCGCGCTTTGGACACATCTTTCCTTCAAGGGGCAACGCAAACAAACATTAATAACTCAAACTTTTCGGCCATACTTCATTCACAAAATCAACACAGATATAAACAACGAGAAATCATCAACAGACTATAGACACCTAAATTGCAACTTCGGTATGTCACCATATGCATACGAATTCTCATCATCATTTAAGTCATCCACGCAACCCTCAGAATCACTTGTTTCCGAAAATGTTGTCCAGCTTTCAGTTTCCATTACTCAAACTGTATACATGATTCCAAAATCATTGCACAAAcatagaaaataaattaaaaaggAAGCTTTTGTTTCATAAACAACATAACAAAATGAATTTGCGAGAttacaacaaaaaaataaaaatcagtaGCTCTAATATCTTTGGTCCCAAAATCATAACTCAATCAGGTGGATTGAAGGGTAAAAGGACATGTTTTTCTtcataaacaaaacaaaaaaattgtgTTCCAAAATAATTAATAGCTCTAATTACTTTATCAGCAGTTTTACTATTTCTATCACTGTATCTTTCCTTGGTCAatgtcttctttttcttttctttttttttgttttccctaTCTCTAATTCTACAATTAACTTTGTTATAACATTTCATTCTTTCACTGGGATATTCTAAGAATAAATAATCATGAACCAAGAAGGAAATATGACTTACCAATGTAAGATAACtaccaataaattaaaaataaaagtataTCCTTACTACCAAACCTTCACAAAGAAGAAAGtaacatgaaaaatagtaaGGCAATAGAGTAGTAGTGGAATCATGGGAGGAGGAGTTGTGTGGAAGAAGAGGAAGTCATTGGATGGGAGATGGATGCTGATGCAGTACCTGGTAGTCCGTAGATACTGAGTAAAGAATTTGCATTAAGGAGGTTCAAAATCTGATAGTTAAAAGCTTGGTCCGGCTACTTTCAGATTTTGATCTTTTAACATGAATATTGCAAATAATTTCATAATTTGACAATTTAAAACTAAAAATTCTTCTCCTGGCAAAAGATACGTGTATATTTAGAAAAACATCAACCCCACAATATGATCGGTTCATTTTCGCAATTTGGGCAATACATCATACATGCACGATAGCAATTAGACTTGTAAAATAGtggcaaggaaaaaaaaacattcaGACAAAGAGTGGataatcttttaattttgcACCTTCATAAAATAATTAAGTGGCAATAATGTAGTTGTTTTATCATACGATTGAGCATCCAGCTATGTTTAAAATTAAGATGGTCGCAAATTGGAACATAAAGACCAAATTGCAAGTCAAGAATCTCAGCAGAAAAAAACAGGACTTAAGGGCATGATTGTCTACTTAAAGGAACTAAATCAAacctttttttaattaaaataacAACCGTTTAAGTAATTTTGATTATATATCTCTAGTTATcctatttatttttgttaaaattcatttaaaaaaaaaacataattaCCTTTAGCTACAATCCGGCGGTGATGGCGGCAGGACAGCAACTACATCCCTCCAGCTTTC encodes the following:
- the LOC113767443 gene encoding uncharacterized protein LOC113767443 isoform X1 — its product is MAEVVERKGKMWTTTGIVRNGKIYCCIEETLFLAEIGALHLLDENDTPLPLKDIYAKMQEKKHGCSWESFEAYKHLKALGYVIGRHGIPWTLKTAKVDSSAQGSTKMNNIVDGESRGSFIITEMFRCLDINEVQPVFDVYPPNSNFKKSSPGTPCFILCFTSGHPPSKQEIEELGRCCGGCPLKFCNVDHGRVSFFSFNRVELPVLP
- the LOC113767443 gene encoding uncharacterized protein LOC113767443 isoform X2, whose protein sequence is METESWTTFSETSDSEGCVDDLNDDENSYAYGDIPKLQFRKDVSKARWIYDLEMAEVVERKGKMWTTTGIVRNGKIYCCIEETLFLAEIGALHLLDENDTPLPLKDIYAKMQEKKHGCSWESFEAYKHLKALGYVIGRHGIPWTLKTAKVDSSAQGSTKMNNIVDGESRGSFIITEMFRCLDINEVQPVFDVYPPNSNFKKSSPGTPCFILCFTSGHPPSKQEIEELGRCCGGCPLKFCNVDHGRVSFFSFNRVELPVLP